The proteins below come from a single Dinghuibacter silviterrae genomic window:
- a CDS encoding sensor histidine kinase yields the protein MGDKILYTTLLTGCLVGVILLFFVVSIIRYHRRYVRLQRDRILAEVTILENERKRIAGDLHDSLGPLLSTVKLNMGSIETENVFERQVLEKSGKYIDEIISNMREISYNLLPISLERKGLLEAVKEFIGHLNGTAPVRIQLHCWKEIAIPKEKEIHVFRMVQEIVHNTIKHSGARHLHIGISHESNRLLVMTKDDGHGFDAQKARETSGGLGLRSLESRAEILRGTLSIESKPQEGTRYYIEIPL from the coding sequence ATGGGGGATAAGATCCTATATACCACTTTGCTAACCGGTTGCCTGGTAGGGGTGATCCTTCTGTTCTTTGTGGTATCCATCATTCGTTACCACCGGCGGTATGTCCGGCTCCAAAGGGACCGCATTCTGGCAGAAGTGACCATCCTCGAAAACGAGCGTAAGCGCATTGCCGGTGACCTGCATGACAGCCTGGGCCCCTTGCTCAGCACGGTGAAACTGAACATGGGAAGCATCGAAACGGAGAATGTCTTCGAGCGGCAGGTGTTGGAAAAATCCGGCAAATACATAGACGAGATCATATCGAACATGAGGGAGATCTCGTACAACCTCCTGCCCATTTCCCTGGAACGAAAGGGGCTGCTGGAGGCGGTGAAGGAATTTATCGGCCACCTGAACGGGACGGCGCCTGTCCGGATCCAGCTCCACTGCTGGAAGGAGATCGCTATCCCGAAGGAAAAGGAGATCCACGTATTCCGGATGGTCCAGGAAATCGTACACAATACGATCAAACATTCCGGGGCCAGACACCTCCACATCGGTATTTCCCATGAGAGCAACCGCCTCCTGGTCATGACCAAGGACGACGGACACGGTTTTGACGCGCAAAAGGCGAGAGAAACATCGGGAGGGTTAGGGCTAAGAAGTCTGGAAAGCCGGGCAGAAATCCTCAGGGGGACCCTGAGCATCGAAAGTAAGCCCCAGGAGGGGACCCGATACTATATTGAAATACCTTTGTAG
- a CDS encoding response regulator transcription factor, with product MTAPIRLVIADDHEIFRDGLALMLSRQKHMILAGQASDGTELLSLVRETTPNVDVVLADIKMPNMDGIEATKVLLKEFPDLRIIALSMFSEENLIVEMLEAGAKGYLLKNADKQEILDAIASVMDNREYYCRDTSATLAGMIVKSNFNPFRKREVVEFSDREMEIIKLICRQFTAQEMGESLFLSRRTVEGYRTRILEKMNVKNTAGVVIYALKNKLISEKELL from the coding sequence ATGACTGCTCCGATCCGGTTGGTCATCGCCGATGACCATGAGATCTTTAGGGACGGGCTGGCTCTGATGCTGTCCCGACAGAAACACATGATCCTCGCCGGACAGGCGTCGGACGGGACAGAGCTGCTCTCGCTCGTCCGGGAGACGACGCCCAATGTAGACGTCGTCCTGGCTGATATAAAGATGCCGAATATGGATGGCATCGAGGCCACCAAGGTACTGCTCAAGGAATTCCCCGACCTCCGGATCATCGCACTGTCGATGTTTTCCGAGGAAAACCTGATCGTGGAGATGCTCGAAGCGGGCGCCAAAGGATACCTGCTGAAAAATGCCGACAAACAAGAGATCCTGGACGCCATCGCTTCCGTGATGGACAACAGGGAATATTATTGCAGGGATACGTCCGCCACCCTGGCCGGCATGATCGTAAAGAGCAATTTCAACCCCTTCCGGAAACGTGAGGTCGTCGAATTTTCCGATCGTGAAATGGAGATCATAAAACTGATATGCAGACAATTCACCGCCCAGGAGATGGGGGAAAGCCTTTTTCTCAGCCGGCGTACCGTCGAGGGGTACAGGACGCGCATCCTGGAAAAGATGAATGTCAAGAATACCGCGGGGGTTGTCATCTACGCCCTGAAAAATAAACTGATCAGCGAGAAGGAGCTGCTCTAG
- a CDS encoding ABC-F family ATP-binding cassette domain-containing protein has product MHYASVDHISKSFGARNLFESISFHLEEGDKIALIARNGSGKSTLLQIIAGLDTPDNGTVWVHKDVKVVLLPQESAYNPDLSVWDNLLSMDHPVVRAVKAYELYLEEGAAAPPGGEAPAGAAPSGSAGGDDARLGDLLHELDRLDAWQFEAQVKQILGRLSLHHLKAPMRQLSGGQRKRVALAQALLEAQLHGPQTLMLLDEPTNHLDVSMIEWLQEYLSAARCTVLLVTHDRYFLDNVCNEIIELDTNMAYVYRGDYDFFLTTKAARQESDAATGAKNQNLFRKELEWMRKQPKARTTKSRSREEQFYALEEKVKQKTEFSELTLQAKMTRLGGKIMELKKVYKAYGPHVILKGFDYTFKRGERIGIVGKNGVGKSTFIRMLMGLEEADSGKINPGETVVFGHFSQDGLEWTEDMRVIEYVKTMAEFFPLADGTKISAAQFLQLFAFPPEQQYTYLSKLSGGEKKRLQLLTILFRNPNFLVLDEPTNDLDLQTLRILEDFLADFGGCLLIVSHDRYFMDRVVDHLFVFEGEGQVRDFPGNYTQYREAVRAEERAAATGGASAAAATAPSGPGATSAGGAAGTSGAAAPASAASGGAAAPKAPKLTFKEKREFEQLEQELPALEKEKKELEDKMSSGAQSYEQLQQAGARIQEIAALLEEKEMRWLELSERQG; this is encoded by the coding sequence ATGCATTATGCTTCGGTAGACCATATCAGCAAATCTTTTGGCGCCAGGAATCTTTTTGAATCCATATCGTTCCACCTGGAAGAGGGGGACAAGATCGCCTTGATTGCCCGCAACGGCAGCGGCAAATCCACGCTGCTGCAGATCATCGCGGGCCTGGACACCCCGGATAACGGGACCGTATGGGTCCATAAGGACGTAAAAGTCGTCCTTCTTCCGCAGGAATCCGCCTACAACCCCGACCTCAGCGTTTGGGACAACCTCCTGAGCATGGATCACCCGGTCGTGCGGGCGGTCAAGGCGTATGAGTTGTACCTGGAGGAGGGCGCGGCGGCGCCTCCCGGGGGCGAGGCCCCCGCGGGAGCGGCGCCTTCTGGAAGCGCGGGCGGCGACGACGCCCGGCTGGGCGACCTCTTGCACGAGCTCGACCGGCTGGACGCCTGGCAATTCGAAGCCCAGGTCAAGCAGATCCTCGGGCGGCTCTCCCTTCACCACCTGAAAGCACCGATGCGGCAATTGTCCGGCGGACAACGCAAACGCGTCGCCCTGGCGCAAGCCCTTCTGGAAGCCCAGCTCCACGGCCCCCAAACCCTGATGCTGCTGGACGAACCGACCAACCACCTCGACGTAAGCATGATCGAATGGCTGCAGGAATACCTGTCGGCCGCCCGTTGCACGGTCTTGCTGGTTACCCACGACCGTTACTTCCTGGACAACGTTTGTAACGAGATCATCGAGCTCGATACGAATATGGCCTACGTCTACCGCGGGGACTATGACTTCTTTTTGACAACAAAGGCAGCCCGGCAGGAATCGGATGCCGCCACGGGGGCGAAAAACCAAAACCTCTTCCGGAAGGAGCTGGAGTGGATGCGCAAACAACCCAAGGCCCGGACCACCAAGTCCCGGTCGAGGGAGGAACAGTTCTATGCCCTGGAGGAAAAGGTCAAACAAAAGACGGAGTTTTCCGAATTGACCCTCCAGGCAAAAATGACGCGTCTGGGCGGGAAAATCATGGAGTTGAAAAAGGTCTACAAGGCCTACGGCCCCCACGTCATCCTCAAAGGCTTCGACTATACGTTCAAACGGGGAGAGCGCATCGGTATCGTCGGTAAAAACGGGGTGGGCAAGTCCACCTTTATCCGGATGCTCATGGGGCTGGAGGAAGCGGACAGCGGGAAGATCAACCCCGGGGAAACGGTGGTTTTTGGTCACTTCTCCCAGGACGGGCTGGAATGGACGGAGGACATGCGGGTCATCGAATACGTCAAAACGATGGCTGAGTTTTTTCCCCTGGCAGACGGCACCAAGATCAGCGCGGCCCAGTTCCTGCAGCTTTTTGCTTTTCCCCCCGAACAGCAATACACCTATCTTTCCAAGCTGAGCGGGGGAGAGAAAAAACGGCTTCAGCTCCTGACCATACTTTTCCGGAATCCCAATTTCCTCGTTCTCGACGAACCCACCAACGACCTGGACCTGCAAACACTGCGGATCCTCGAAGATTTTCTGGCCGACTTCGGGGGGTGCCTGCTGATCGTTTCCCACGACCGGTACTTTATGGACAGGGTGGTGGACCACCTCTTCGTCTTTGAAGGCGAGGGCCAGGTAAGGGACTTCCCGGGGAATTATACCCAGTACCGGGAGGCGGTGCGCGCAGAAGAGCGCGCCGCGGCGACCGGCGGGGCTTCCGCTGCCGCGGCCACCGCCCCGTCCGGGCCTGGCGCCACATCTGCCGGCGGAGCCGCCGGCACTTCCGGCGCTGCCGCGCCGGCTTCGGCCGCATCCGGCGGCGCAGCGGCGCCAAAGGCGCCCAAGCTCACCTTCAAGGAGAAACGCGAATTTGAACAACTTGAACAGGAACTGCCCGCGCTCGAAAAAGAGAAAAAGGAACTCGAAGACAAGATGAGCAGCGGGGCACAGTCTTACGAACAGCTCCAACAGGCAGGCGCGCGTATCCAGGAAATCGCCGCATTGCTGGAAGAAAAGGAGATGCGCTGGCTGGAGCTGAGCGAGCGCCAGGGCTAG
- a CDS encoding nucleotide sugar dehydrogenase translates to MSDVRNIAIIGLGYVGLPLAAAFARKHVVTGFDINPERVAELTKGFDKTLEVGKKELEEVRAADKGARGLFVTHRREDLETATFYIVTVPTPVDKYNRPDLGPLYKASETVGKVLKKGDIVVYESTVYPGVTEEECVPVLERVSGLRFNVDFFAGYSPERINPGDKEHTVTKILKVTSGSTPEAAKTINDLYASVISAGTFQASSIRVAEAAKVIENSQRDINIAFVNELSKIFTLLGIDTREVLEAAGTKWNFLRFTPGLVGGHCIGVDPYYLTQKAQEVGYHPEIILAGRRLNDGMGAYVAEQVVKQMVRSNIPVNGSDVLVLGFTFKENCPDVRNTRVIDIYRELESYHVRVTLHDPRASAHEVLTEYGIPMVEALPKGKVFDAIILAVAHEEFLEMDIREMGRDDAVLFDVKAALPRAWGALRL, encoded by the coding sequence ATGTCTGACGTCCGGAATATCGCCATTATTGGATTGGGTTATGTTGGCTTGCCTTTGGCCGCGGCTTTTGCCCGCAAACACGTCGTCACGGGTTTTGACATCAACCCGGAACGCGTGGCCGAATTGACAAAGGGTTTTGACAAGACGCTGGAGGTCGGTAAGAAAGAGCTGGAGGAGGTGCGCGCAGCGGACAAGGGCGCCCGGGGGCTTTTCGTTACCCACCGCCGGGAAGACCTGGAAACCGCCACCTTTTATATCGTGACGGTGCCTACACCCGTGGATAAGTACAACCGCCCCGACCTGGGGCCTTTGTACAAGGCCAGCGAGACTGTCGGGAAGGTGCTCAAAAAGGGGGACATCGTGGTCTATGAGTCGACCGTTTATCCCGGTGTGACGGAAGAGGAATGCGTGCCGGTGCTGGAGCGGGTTTCAGGCCTCAGGTTCAATGTAGATTTCTTTGCGGGTTATTCCCCCGAACGGATCAACCCGGGGGATAAGGAACACACCGTGACCAAGATCCTGAAGGTGACCTCGGGTTCCACCCCGGAGGCGGCAAAGACGATCAACGACCTGTATGCAAGCGTGATCAGTGCGGGAACGTTCCAGGCATCGAGCATACGGGTGGCGGAAGCGGCCAAGGTGATCGAGAACAGCCAGCGGGACATCAACATTGCCTTTGTCAACGAACTGTCCAAGATCTTTACCCTTTTGGGCATCGATACCCGGGAGGTGTTGGAGGCGGCAGGGACCAAGTGGAATTTTTTGCGGTTTACACCGGGACTGGTCGGTGGACACTGCATCGGCGTCGACCCGTATTACCTTACCCAAAAGGCGCAGGAGGTCGGGTATCACCCCGAGATCATCCTGGCGGGAAGAAGGCTCAACGACGGCATGGGTGCTTATGTGGCCGAACAGGTTGTCAAGCAAATGGTCCGAAGCAACATCCCCGTCAACGGTTCGGACGTACTGGTGTTGGGATTTACGTTTAAGGAAAATTGCCCTGACGTCCGCAATACCCGGGTGATTGATATATACAGGGAGCTGGAGAGTTATCATGTACGGGTGACCCTGCACGACCCGAGGGCCTCAGCCCATGAGGTGCTCACCGAGTACGGGATACCGATGGTGGAAGCCCTGCCCAAAGGCAAGGTTTTTGATGCCATCATTCTGGCGGTGGCCCACGAGGAATTTTTGGAAATGGACATCCGTGAAATGGGGCGCGATGATGCGGTCCTGTTTGATGTAAAAGCGGCGTTGCCCCGGGCTTGGGGGGCGCTTCGGCTATAA
- a CDS encoding acyltransferase gives MNEKGYYIHESSVVDEGSRIGEGTNIWHFCHVMTGAVIGKHCNLGQNVHVAADVVLGDYVKVQNNVSIYTGVTLGDYVFLGPSCVFTNVLHPRSAVVRKEKFSKTNVGEGATIGANATIVCGHDIGKFAFIGAGAVVTKTVPDYALVVGNPARQTGWVSEFGHALAFDWNGHAVCPESGQEYKLENNKVSRIK, from the coding sequence ATGAACGAAAAAGGATACTACATACACGAAAGCTCCGTCGTCGACGAGGGCTCCCGGATAGGAGAAGGGACGAACATCTGGCATTTTTGCCACGTCATGACCGGGGCCGTTATCGGGAAACACTGCAACCTTGGTCAAAACGTCCACGTAGCCGCGGATGTCGTCCTAGGGGACTATGTGAAAGTACAGAACAACGTGTCTATTTACACAGGCGTCACCTTGGGGGACTATGTTTTCCTCGGGCCTTCCTGCGTCTTTACAAACGTCCTCCACCCCCGGAGCGCGGTCGTCCGGAAAGAAAAGTTCTCAAAGACGAATGTCGGGGAGGGCGCCACCATCGGCGCCAATGCGACGATCGTTTGCGGACACGACATCGGCAAGTTTGCTTTTATCGGGGCCGGTGCCGTGGTGACCAAAACGGTTCCCGACTATGCGTTGGTGGTGGGCAACCCTGCCCGTCAAACGGGCTGGGTCAGCGAGTTCGGTCACGCCCTCGCCTTTGACTGGAACGGACACGCGGTTTGTCCGGAAAGTGGGCAGGAGTATAAGTTGGAGAACAACAAGGTTTCGAGAATCAAATGA
- a CDS encoding Gfo/Idh/MocA family protein: MMPIGFAVVGYGRMGKRHASLIGSHPETVLRAVADPYEKGPGENSSPESGPGEISGPPVAHFDSLDSLLESPLSASIDVVDIATPNGYHAVQACRALEAGKHVIVEKPLALTGADARRIIETGVRMDKRVFVVMQNRYASAAHWLHSLVSGGRLGKIFLVQVNAFWNRDGRYYVPGGWHGRKDLDGGVLFTQFSHLVDLLYWLFGDLSDIRSRWADFTHKGLAEFQDSGMVQFSLKGGAMGAFHFSTAVWDKNLDTSLTLVAEYGTIRLGGQYMERVDYCHLRDGAPPPETGHTSLENHRLFFSGVVDVLQGRAEQAIDPMDGWKVVDLIERFYKA, from the coding sequence ATGATGCCCATAGGATTTGCGGTAGTTGGCTATGGTCGCATGGGGAAACGCCATGCTTCCCTGATCGGGTCGCACCCTGAGACCGTGCTCCGGGCCGTGGCGGACCCGTACGAAAAAGGCCCGGGCGAAAACAGCTCGCCCGAAAGTGGTCCCGGCGAAATCAGCGGACCCCCGGTCGCGCACTTCGACTCCCTGGACAGTCTCCTGGAATCCCCCCTGTCCGCGTCTATCGACGTAGTGGACATCGCCACCCCCAACGGCTATCACGCCGTCCAGGCCTGCCGGGCGCTGGAAGCGGGGAAACACGTGATCGTGGAAAAGCCCCTGGCCCTGACGGGAGCGGATGCGCGGAGAATCATCGAAACAGGGGTGCGGATGGACAAGCGGGTTTTTGTGGTCATGCAAAACAGGTATGCATCGGCGGCGCACTGGCTCCACTCGCTCGTCAGCGGGGGCCGGCTGGGAAAAATCTTCCTCGTCCAGGTCAATGCTTTTTGGAACAGGGACGGCCGTTATTATGTGCCGGGCGGCTGGCATGGGCGAAAAGACCTGGATGGCGGCGTGCTGTTTACCCAGTTTTCCCACCTGGTCGACTTGCTGTACTGGTTGTTTGGAGACCTATCGGATATCCGGTCCCGCTGGGCGGACTTTACCCATAAAGGGCTGGCGGAATTCCAGGACTCGGGTATGGTCCAGTTTAGCCTGAAAGGAGGCGCCATGGGCGCCTTTCATTTCTCGACGGCGGTGTGGGACAAGAACCTGGACACCAGCCTTACCCTTGTGGCTGAATACGGAACAATCCGCCTGGGGGGCCAATACATGGAACGCGTGGATTATTGTCACCTCCGGGACGGGGCGCCCCCGCCCGAAACCGGCCATACGTCGTTGGAGAACCACCGGCTTTTTTTCAGCGGCGTGGTCGATGTACTGCAAGGCAGGGCGGAGCAGGCGATAGATCCCATGGACGGGTGGAAGGTGGTGGATCTGATCGAGCGCTTTTACAAGGCATAA
- the asnB gene encoding asparagine synthase (glutamine-hydrolyzing) yields the protein MCGIAGIVSVDPREVSAPRLKKMTDAIAHRGPDGEGGWIDPEGRIALGSRRLSVIDLSGAGAQPMHDPSGRYTLVYNGEIYNYIELKKELEARGVSFRSTSDTEVLLAMYEWRGEDCLSSLDGMFAFAIHDARERSLFCARDRFGERPFYYAYAPGRSFLFGSEMKALWAAGFRREVDPGMLYNYLAYGLVLDAGRPERTFFADIHSLEGSHCLRLDLDTLRLEKRRYWDIPRVGGPGEGGRGGGIARGVTRNGGARESGALEEAALKVHELLTRSVTRRLRSDVPVGSSLSGGLDSSIVVQLAAKHLREQGSRLTTFSARFPGFARDEGRYIRLASHAADTDQVDVFPGGKDLPEKIREVMHYQEEPFGSAGILAQFEVMRAAKQHGVTVLLDGQGADEILGGYGHHYPQFIREARRENPRAALNAALSHLRRSVNFRLIQETFKVLSPDLPFLPARYKTARMAWRQALQPLFNRDFYEAGRTPCPVSSPGGGLSELLYNETFVTGLPELLRYADRNANAHSREVRLPYLDHELAAYIFTLPGVWKIHGPWSKYLLRTAFENDLPGEIAWRRVKVGFEPPQRSWMTDAEVAGAVRSSIGLLVDRRILDRRLLRRKPAAHGAYERGDGSWSFLMAAALLG from the coding sequence ATGTGCGGAATAGCCGGTATCGTCAGCGTAGACCCCCGCGAGGTCTCCGCGCCCCGGTTAAAAAAAATGACGGATGCGATCGCCCACCGCGGCCCCGATGGGGAAGGCGGCTGGATCGATCCGGAGGGCAGGATTGCCCTTGGCAGCAGGCGGCTTTCCGTCATCGACCTGTCGGGGGCGGGGGCCCAGCCCATGCACGATCCCTCGGGCAGGTATACCCTTGTGTACAACGGAGAGATCTATAACTACATAGAGCTAAAAAAAGAGCTGGAGGCCCGGGGTGTTTCCTTCCGCTCGACATCGGACACGGAAGTCCTCCTGGCCATGTATGAATGGAGGGGGGAGGACTGTCTTTCCAGCCTGGACGGGATGTTTGCTTTTGCGATCCACGACGCCCGGGAACGGTCTCTTTTCTGCGCCCGGGACCGATTTGGCGAAAGGCCGTTTTATTACGCCTATGCGCCGGGGCGGTCCTTTCTTTTCGGCTCAGAAATGAAGGCCTTGTGGGCCGCGGGTTTCCGGAGGGAGGTCGATCCGGGGATGCTGTACAATTACCTGGCCTACGGCCTGGTCCTGGATGCGGGCAGACCGGAACGGACCTTTTTCGCGGACATACACAGCCTGGAAGGCAGCCACTGCCTGCGGCTGGATTTGGATACCTTACGGTTGGAAAAGCGCCGCTACTGGGACATTCCCCGGGTGGGCGGGCCCGGGGAAGGCGGCCGGGGCGGCGGCATCGCCAGGGGCGTGACACGAAACGGCGGCGCCCGGGAAAGCGGCGCGCTGGAAGAAGCCGCCCTAAAGGTGCACGAGTTATTGACCCGCTCGGTCACCCGCCGCCTGCGCTCCGACGTTCCCGTCGGATCGAGCCTCTCCGGCGGCCTGGACAGCAGCATCGTCGTCCAACTGGCGGCAAAGCACCTGAGGGAACAGGGTAGCCGGCTGACTACTTTTTCCGCCCGGTTCCCCGGTTTTGCGAGGGACGAAGGACGGTACATACGACTGGCATCGCATGCCGCGGACACGGACCAGGTTGATGTTTTTCCGGGGGGGAAGGATCTGCCGGAAAAAATAAGGGAAGTGATGCATTACCAGGAGGAGCCCTTTGGGTCGGCGGGTATACTGGCCCAGTTCGAGGTCATGCGCGCGGCTAAGCAACATGGTGTAACGGTGCTGCTCGATGGCCAGGGCGCGGATGAAATCCTCGGGGGTTACGGTCACCACTACCCGCAGTTTATAAGGGAAGCCCGGCGCGAAAACCCGCGGGCGGCGCTGAATGCGGCGCTTTCGCATCTGCGGAGGTCTGTTAATTTTCGGTTAATCCAGGAAACGTTTAAAGTTTTGTCGCCGGACTTACCGTTCTTGCCAGCGCGGTATAAGACGGCCAGGATGGCCTGGAGGCAAGCGTTACAACCGCTCTTTAACCGGGATTTTTATGAGGCCGGCAGGACTCCTTGTCCTGTGTCTTCACCGGGAGGAGGGTTGTCGGAGTTGTTGTACAACGAGACCTTTGTCACGGGTTTGCCGGAACTGTTGAGATACGCGGACCGCAATGCCAACGCCCATTCCAGGGAAGTACGCTTACCCTACCTGGACCACGAGCTGGCGGCATACATCTTTACCCTGCCGGGGGTGTGGAAGATTCACGGACCCTGGAGCAAGTACCTTTTGAGAACGGCTTTTGAAAACGACCTGCCGGGCGAAATCGCCTGGAGACGGGTCAAGGTGGGTTTTGAACCTCCCCAACGGTCATGGATGACCGACGCGGAGGTGGCCGGGGCGGTACGGTCGTCTATAGGACTTCTGGTCGACCGGCGTATTCTGGACCGGCGTCTTTTGAGGAGGAAACCGGCGGCACACGGGGCGTATGAGCGGGGGGACGGGAGCTGGTCCTTTTTGATGGCAGCGGCCCTTTTGGGCTAA
- a CDS encoding polysaccharide biosynthesis/export family protein, with protein sequence MKRLKNHGVSFGLATTVLLTLSYCTPSRNIVYFRDLDDTARIHVQDSIQHFEARIQQGDVLGIQVSSADAVASAPFNPGSAQGTGAGGAVATGAHAYQVDPDGTIDFPILGKIHAAGLTTAVLRDTLMARLADSDYLKEPHVSVQYLNYKITVLGEVARPATYPITDGKATLLDALGMAGDLTIFGKRKNVTVIREEGGVRTFAKLDLTSSQVFRSPYFYLHQNDVVYVEPNKAKSAASDDRVIRGVSLAAGMLAVVLSLVYLLK encoded by the coding sequence ATGAAGCGTTTGAAAAACCATGGGGTGTCCTTTGGCTTGGCGACGACCGTGCTGTTAACCCTTTCTTACTGCACCCCTTCCAGGAATATCGTTTACTTCCGCGACCTGGACGATACTGCGAGGATCCACGTACAAGATTCCATTCAACATTTCGAAGCCCGCATCCAGCAGGGTGACGTCTTAGGTATTCAGGTCAGCAGCGCCGATGCCGTGGCCAGCGCGCCGTTTAATCCAGGCAGCGCCCAGGGTACGGGAGCCGGGGGCGCTGTAGCAACCGGGGCCCATGCCTACCAGGTGGACCCGGACGGCACCATCGACTTTCCCATCCTGGGCAAGATCCACGCTGCGGGTCTGACAACCGCCGTTCTGAGGGATACGCTGATGGCGCGGTTGGCGGACTCGGACTACCTGAAAGAACCACACGTCAGCGTACAATACCTGAACTATAAGATCACCGTGTTGGGAGAGGTTGCGCGTCCGGCCACCTATCCGATCACCGACGGCAAAGCAACGCTGCTGGACGCCCTGGGGATGGCGGGGGACCTGACCATCTTCGGCAAGCGTAAAAATGTCACCGTTATCCGGGAAGAGGGGGGGGTGAGGACTTTCGCCAAACTGGACCTGACGTCCAGCCAGGTATTCCGTTCCCCTTATTTCTACCTGCACCAAAACGACGTTGTATATGTGGAGCCCAACAAGGCTAAGTCCGCGGCCTCCGACGACCGCGTGATCCGGGGTGTTTCCCTCGCGGCAGGCATGCTGGCTGTGGTCCTTTCCCTCGTATATCTTCTAAAATAA